In Pseudomonas poae, a single genomic region encodes these proteins:
- a CDS encoding prepilin-type N-terminal cleavage/methylation domain-containing protein: MNRRQHGFTLLEIMIVLSLLGVLLTLVGGALLGANRAVQKAQRYTDSLDQMRAAQQFLRTAISEALPLDVTEDDSQTPGFFVGAAQRMQFVATLPGVLGGGIQRFTLQRVGGDLQVAFAQFESAAQVSVPASRSEPQVLLKNVEDLQFSYRGVSPKGQATGWISDWPWTKRLPHAVRIDATVSGPVPWVSQVVALRLNLSGGASDQ; this comes from the coding sequence GTGAATCGACGCCAACACGGCTTCACCTTGCTCGAAATCATGATCGTGCTCAGCTTGCTCGGTGTGCTGCTGACCCTGGTCGGCGGTGCATTGTTGGGGGCCAATCGCGCGGTGCAAAAGGCCCAGCGCTATACGGACAGCCTGGATCAAATGCGCGCCGCACAGCAGTTCTTGCGTACCGCCATCAGCGAAGCCTTGCCGTTGGACGTGACTGAAGACGACAGCCAGACCCCCGGTTTTTTTGTCGGGGCCGCACAACGGATGCAATTTGTCGCGACGTTGCCCGGTGTACTCGGCGGCGGGATTCAGCGTTTCACCCTGCAACGGGTCGGCGGCGACTTGCAGGTGGCGTTCGCGCAATTTGAATCTGCAGCCCAGGTCAGCGTGCCGGCCTCGCGCAGTGAGCCGCAGGTGCTGCTGAAAAATGTCGAAGATCTGCAATTCAGCTATCGCGGCGTCTCGCCAAAAGGCCAAGCCACTGGCTGGATCAGTGATTGGCCATGGACCAAGCGCCTGCCCCATGCGGTACGCATCGACGCGACGGTCAGCGGGCCGGTGCCGTGGGTCAGCCAGGTGGTGGCGTTGCGCTTGAACCTGTCGGGCGGAGCGTCGGATCAATGA
- a CDS encoding general secretion pathway protein GspK, with translation MKHQRGVALLLVLWVLALLSLLLGGLAGWVQLETRQAAWHRQHTQAALAAEAGVALVMQALADPLQRKQWVADGREMPWVFDDAQLHVSLRSERGKLYLNSAEPADFARVALACGATPAQASRLAKDLESRRNEGLAPFRVVEELRQLPGMSQALYRRLVPQITLWSGLDRPDPAFASALMRKALNLPQQSAVGADPGEVLVVSSRAERPGGYHAQLHITVLLSPAQGSAQPYRVLRWQE, from the coding sequence ATGAAGCATCAACGCGGTGTCGCCTTGTTGCTGGTGCTGTGGGTGTTGGCGCTGCTGAGCCTGTTGCTCGGCGGCCTGGCCGGCTGGGTGCAGTTGGAGACGCGTCAGGCGGCTTGGCATCGCCAGCATACCCAGGCGGCGTTGGCGGCAGAGGCGGGTGTGGCGTTGGTCATGCAGGCGCTGGCCGATCCGCTGCAGCGCAAGCAGTGGGTCGCCGATGGCCGTGAAATGCCCTGGGTATTTGACGATGCACAGTTGCACGTCAGCCTGCGCAGCGAGCGGGGCAAGTTGTATTTGAACAGCGCCGAGCCCGCCGATTTCGCCCGCGTGGCCCTGGCTTGCGGCGCCACCCCAGCCCAGGCCAGCCGCTTGGCCAAAGACCTGGAAAGCCGCCGCAACGAAGGCCTGGCGCCGTTTCGGGTGGTCGAAGAATTACGCCAGTTGCCGGGCATGAGCCAAGCGCTGTACCGCCGGTTGGTGCCGCAGATCACCTTGTGGAGCGGCCTGGATCGGCCCGATCCGGCCTTTGCCAGTGCCCTGATGCGCAAGGCCTTGAACCTGCCGCAGCAGAGTGCAGTGGGCGCCGATCCCGGCGAAGTGCTGGTCGTCAGCAGCCGCGCCGAGCGCCCCGGCGGTTACCACGCACAGTTGCATATCACCGTCCTATTGAGCCCCGCGCAGGGAAGCGCACAACCGTATCGGGTACTGCGTTGGCAAGAATGA